In Paenibacillus algicola, a genomic segment contains:
- a CDS encoding helix-turn-helix domain-containing protein — MKKRAIAMRLDGMTKKEVAQELQISDIGRLKIWMRKYRELGEEGLIDRRTLRSTPSEEDDSLQAQ; from the coding sequence ATGAAGAAAAGAGCAATCGCCATGCGCTTGGACGGCATGACCAAGAAAGAGGTCGCTCAAGAGCTGCAAATATCCGATATTGGACGGCTGAAAATCTGGATGCGTAAATACAGGGAGCTGGGGGAAGAGGGATTGATTGACCGCAGGACCCTGAGAAGCACTCCATCCGAGGAGGACGATTCCCTTCAAGCACAGTAG
- a CDS encoding GDSL-type esterase/lipase family protein, whose amino-acid sequence MSLVGVEFMVYCYTAVGDSLTYGLGALPGSGFVPLYRRMAEEYVKEFVAYDQLGIPGLTSCELYERIRRDPQFRSSLKGAAIITISAGGNDLIRAAQDYETDFRPELLEQALSRCKACWQGMVNEICKLKKGGPASPYLIRAVGLYNPYPSRIEAAAYVHRLNGFLSGLLPTAQVYSLFAGREQELLSSDGLHPNAKGYRLIAEQLNRLGYRPL is encoded by the coding sequence GTGAGTCTGGTGGGGGTGGAGTTCATGGTATATTGTTACACCGCCGTCGGCGATTCCCTGACGTATGGCTTGGGGGCGCTGCCGGGAAGCGGATTTGTTCCGCTATACCGGCGGATGGCGGAGGAATATGTTAAGGAATTTGTAGCTTATGATCAGCTGGGCATACCGGGACTGACCTCTTGTGAGCTGTACGAACGGATTCGCCGCGATCCGCAGTTTCGCAGCAGCCTGAAGGGTGCCGCGATTATTACGATTTCGGCTGGCGGAAATGATCTGATCCGGGCGGCGCAAGACTATGAGACTGACTTCAGACCGGAGCTGCTGGAGCAGGCGCTGTCCCGCTGCAAGGCCTGCTGGCAGGGTATGGTGAACGAAATCTGCAAATTGAAAAAGGGAGGACCCGCCTCACCCTACCTGATCCGGGCGGTGGGTCTATATAACCCCTACCCTTCGCGGATTGAAGCGGCAGCGTATGTGCACCGGCTGAATGGATTTCTATCCGGATTGCTTCCGACGGCGCAGGTTTACTCCTTGTTTGCGGGCAGAGAGCAGGAGCTGCTGTCTTCCGATGGCCTTCATCCCAATGCCAAGGGGTACCGCCTGATTGCAGAGCAGCTAAACCGTCTGGGGTACAGGCCATTATAA
- a CDS encoding macro domain-containing protein — MKTIQIGRTAVSVRTGDITAWSGDIIVNAANSGLLGGKGVDGVIHAVGGPEIMEECKKIRQLQGGCPPGHAVLTCAGLLKAKHVIHTVGPIWEGGGRGEDHTLAECYRSSLQLANEVGARTIAFPNISTGIYEYPKPFACDVALKSITNYLKEERPENRLEEIDLICFDPENEKLYVQRLEQFA; from the coding sequence ATGAAGACGATACAGATCGGCAGGACGGCAGTTTCTGTGCGGACAGGTGATATTACAGCCTGGTCGGGTGATATTATAGTGAATGCGGCAAATTCCGGACTGCTGGGAGGCAAGGGTGTGGATGGAGTCATTCACGCGGTTGGAGGCCCCGAGATTATGGAGGAATGCAAGAAGATCCGTCAGCTTCAGGGCGGATGTCCTCCCGGGCATGCTGTGCTGACCTGTGCCGGTCTCTTGAAGGCGAAGCATGTGATTCATACCGTCGGCCCGATCTGGGAGGGAGGCGGCAGAGGAGAGGATCATACGCTCGCAGAATGCTATAGAAGCTCCCTTCAGCTGGCTAATGAAGTCGGAGCCCGAACGATTGCTTTTCCAAATATTAGCACGGGCATTTACGAATATCCGAAGCCATTTGCATGCGATGTGGCTTTAAAGAGCATTACGAACTATTTAAAGGAAGAGCGTCCGGAGAACCGGCTGGAGGAGATCGATCTGATCTGTTTTGATCCGGAAAACGAGAAGCTCTATGTACAGCGTCTGGAGCAATTTGCATAA
- a CDS encoding glycerophosphodiester phosphodiesterase yields the protein MKAFINFAHRGASGAAPENTMAAFHKALEQGANGIETDVQMTSDHKLVLMHDEAVNRTTNGQGYIKDYTLSELQQLDAGSWFSEAFKGEQVPELKQLLALGKDRGTFINIELKNGIIPYPGLEEEVIAAVREYGMEERVIISSFNHYSLVHCKKLAPDIATAILYMEGLYQVCDYAQTVGADALHAFKYAVLPELVAEARDRGLAYHPFTVNAPDEMKRLLKAGVSGIITDYPDVLHALLQQEEV from the coding sequence ATGAAAGCATTTATTAATTTTGCTCACCGGGGAGCTTCAGGAGCAGCGCCGGAGAATACAATGGCAGCCTTTCACAAAGCGTTGGAGCAAGGCGCGAACGGTATTGAAACCGACGTACAGATGACCTCGGACCACAAGCTCGTTCTAATGCATGATGAAGCGGTGAACCGGACGACCAATGGACAAGGATACATAAAGGATTATACGCTCTCTGAGCTGCAGCAGCTGGACGCCGGATCATGGTTCAGCGAAGCGTTCAAGGGAGAGCAGGTGCCTGAGCTGAAGCAATTGCTCGCTCTGGGCAAAGACCGCGGGACGTTCATTAACATTGAGCTGAAAAATGGAATCATCCCTTATCCCGGGCTGGAGGAGGAAGTGATTGCTGCCGTCCGGGAGTATGGTATGGAGGAGCGAGTCATCATCTCCAGCTTCAATCATTATTCTCTTGTGCATTGTAAGAAACTTGCGCCGGACATTGCGACGGCCATTCTGTATATGGAGGGTCTGTACCAGGTATGTGACTATGCGCAGACTGTCGGGGCTGACGCCCTGCATGCCTTCAAGTATGCTGTCCTTCCGGAGCTTGTGGCAGAGGCTCGGGACAGAGGACTTGCGTATCATCCCTTCACCGTGAATGCTCCCGACGAAATGAAGCGGCTGTTAAAGGCTGGGGTGAGCGGCATCATTACCGATTATCCGGATGTTCTCCACGCGTTGCTGCAGCAGGAAGAGGTGTAG
- a CDS encoding SLC45 family MFS transporter, protein MKKSWLLGFGFFSISMTWALYNAFVPYFLEDYLSSVALIAFFMTLDNYFALFLQPWVGNLSDATRTRFGRRMPFLLLGMPLAAVFTALIPFHTGLLTLILFMMLMNLAMSLYRSPTVALMPDVMPERERTKANGVINFMGGVGAILAFGAGSVLYEANEIYPFIAAAAITLISLLILSTRIQENRDVPSISTPDKSLRRVSFKGQFDRTTVLLLCAIFFWFVAYQGVETLFTLYGKNHVGLTEGEASFSLLFFSLFFVLFAIPSGWLGKRFGKKRMILTGVLGLMAVFAVMPFIHSLLLLRLLLAAGGIFWACININSYPFIISTGSEESIGTRTGLYYLVSSMAAIASPPLLGQMIDWLGYPVLFITASISMLAALLCMAAIQERGEKPSAGLGNPAAPSVK, encoded by the coding sequence TTGAAAAAATCATGGCTGCTCGGCTTTGGATTTTTCAGTATCAGCATGACCTGGGCGCTGTATAACGCCTTTGTTCCCTATTTTTTGGAGGACTATCTTTCCTCTGTTGCACTTATTGCTTTTTTTATGACTCTGGATAATTACTTCGCGCTGTTCCTCCAGCCCTGGGTCGGTAACCTGAGCGATGCAACCCGTACCCGGTTCGGGCGGAGAATGCCCTTTCTGCTTCTCGGCATGCCGCTTGCGGCAGTATTCACGGCTCTGATCCCGTTTCATACCGGGCTCCTGACTCTAATTCTGTTCATGATGCTGATGAATCTGGCCATGAGCCTGTACCGTTCACCGACGGTGGCGCTAATGCCAGATGTAATGCCGGAGCGGGAGCGGACCAAGGCCAATGGCGTCATTAACTTCATGGGCGGTGTGGGGGCGATTCTGGCGTTCGGTGCCGGCTCCGTGCTGTATGAGGCGAACGAGATCTATCCCTTTATCGCGGCTGCCGCCATCACGCTAATTTCCTTGCTGATTCTGTCTACCCGAATTCAAGAGAACCGAGACGTGCCAAGTATTTCAACACCGGACAAGTCCCTAAGACGGGTATCGTTCAAAGGGCAGTTTGACCGGACCACGGTGCTGCTGTTATGCGCGATCTTTTTCTGGTTCGTGGCGTATCAGGGGGTTGAAACGCTCTTTACCCTATATGGCAAAAATCATGTAGGCCTGACCGAGGGGGAGGCTTCCTTCTCCCTTCTGTTCTTCTCGCTGTTCTTCGTATTGTTTGCGATTCCCAGCGGCTGGCTGGGCAAGCGCTTCGGGAAGAAGAGGATGATCCTGACTGGCGTCCTTGGCTTGATGGCTGTGTTTGCGGTCATGCCCTTCATCCATTCATTGCTTCTGCTGCGCCTGCTTCTCGCTGCAGGAGGTATATTCTGGGCCTGCATTAACATCAATTCCTATCCCTTTATCATTTCTACCGGAAGCGAAGAGAGCATTGGAACCCGAACCGGATTATATTACCTTGTCTCTTCGATGGCTGCCATTGCATCGCCTCCGCTGCTCGGTCAGATGATCGATTGGCTGGGATACCCGGTTCTGTTTATTACGGCATCGATCAGCATGCTGGCTGCATTGCTGTGCATGGCGGCGATACAGGAGCGGGGAGAAAAGCCTTCTGCCGGCTTAGGCAACCCGGCTGCTCCCTCTGTGAAATAG
- a CDS encoding GNAT family N-acetyltransferase, with product MEDLEVKELLAYSVFPDPELLDEVVDSYRKGHGMELYGYEEEGVLLGILGVEMNGSEMVIKHIAVLPENRGKDYGRGMLMELMLQKSPERVIAEADEDTVGFYRSIGFQIYSLGEGYPGAERFRCIYEVEEDEE from the coding sequence TTGGAGGACCTGGAGGTTAAAGAGCTGCTGGCCTACTCTGTGTTTCCGGACCCGGAGCTTCTGGATGAGGTCGTGGATTCATACCGGAAGGGACATGGAATGGAGCTTTACGGGTATGAGGAGGAAGGGGTGCTTCTGGGAATTCTGGGTGTAGAGATGAACGGAAGTGAAATGGTGATCAAGCATATCGCTGTTCTTCCAGAAAATCGGGGCAAGGATTACGGACGGGGAATGCTGATGGAGCTCATGCTTCAAAAATCTCCCGAGCGCGTGATTGCGGAAGCGGACGAGGATACGGTGGGCTTTTACCGCTCCATCGGCTTTCAAATTTACAGCCTGGGCGAAGGCTACCCCGGAGCGGAACGCTTTCGCTGTATTTATGAGGTAGAGGAAGACGAAGAATAG
- a CDS encoding MMPL family transporter yields the protein MRLILKSKWALLVIWLVMAVALMMAAPPMSELVREKGQLSVPDGYASSKAAELLREMNAGGEQEQQIQSAMIFYKEQGLGQDDKERVQAAVESLKTQGEALGVTSVMNPFDEPQLEDKMVSEDGKAVMIAISSDAKVMEPGETRSLIHEALGDIGVDYYMTGSELVNEDTIQGSQDGLKKTEYITIIFILVILFAVFRSLVAPFVPLLTVGLSYLVSQSIVAFLVDSVNFPLSTFTQIFMVAVMFGIGTDYCILLISRFKEEMSRQEDISSAIVETYRTAGRTVFFSGLAVLIGFVSIGMSQFILYRSAVAVAVGIAVMLAALFTIVPFFMAVLGSKLFWPSKGSLEHKESRLWGMAGAFSLKRPLAALIVVAVICVPFLVTYSGQLSFNNMEEISEDYESVKGFNLIESAFGAGQSMPATVVIKNDDRLDTGEYLALTEAITRSILKVEGVEEVRSASRPAGDEIEDFRITAQAAALGEGIGQSTDGLSQIGSGLSEASRQLSQNEPQLAEAAVSSSKLTEGTAELKQGIGELSAALTQIQGGMTSGAAGAGELGTGLQQAKASAQQLANAHQELLAGYQAAGDGISVLGKSMGEVLGSLQGVEQMLAGLQPSFTALEAAEPQLQQNSDYMNIRETVTQTSAGLSQLSSGVRDMEKNTLQAAEGLKQANQGYAAAVSGQEALTSGLSQILQGIQALEDGLEQAAEGQGAVIQQLPDIQSGLTQIEEGQQQIENGFKELSGQLGELTGGLDESVKGISQIQDGLTTAQTYLAQIENAGDPETSGFLVPEEALSDPEMTRVYDTYMSPDRKLMTLDVVFAGNPYAAETLTRIGDIENAVATAVKGTKLEQAETAVSGVTSTYADLKQISDEDYNRTVTLMLGGIFLVLVLLLRSVVMPIYLMVALVVTYYVSMGVTEFVFVDLLGYTGISWATPFFGFVMLTALGVDYSIFLMDRFNENKELDVQSGILYAMKNMGTVILSAVLILGGTFAAMYPSGVLSMMQIATVVLTGLVLYALVFLPFFVPVMVKLFGRGNWWPFKAGSDKERDSSQMAA from the coding sequence ATGAGATTGATATTGAAGTCCAAGTGGGCGTTGCTGGTCATCTGGCTCGTTATGGCTGTTGCCTTAATGATGGCTGCACCGCCAATGAGCGAGCTCGTCCGCGAGAAGGGTCAGCTGTCTGTACCGGATGGTTATGCCTCGTCCAAGGCGGCGGAGCTGCTGCGTGAAATGAATGCCGGAGGGGAGCAGGAGCAGCAGATTCAGTCGGCGATGATTTTTTATAAAGAGCAAGGACTGGGTCAGGATGACAAAGAGCGTGTCCAAGCAGCGGTAGAGAGCCTAAAGACTCAAGGGGAAGCTCTGGGCGTCACGTCAGTGATGAATCCCTTTGATGAGCCGCAGCTGGAGGACAAGATGGTGTCCGAGGACGGCAAGGCGGTAATGATTGCGATTTCCTCAGATGCTAAAGTGATGGAGCCCGGAGAAACACGCAGCCTGATTCATGAAGCGCTGGGAGACATCGGAGTCGATTACTACATGACCGGCAGCGAGCTCGTCAATGAAGATACCATTCAGGGGTCACAGGACGGGCTGAAGAAAACGGAATACATAACGATCATTTTCATTCTGGTCATTTTATTTGCCGTGTTCCGTTCATTGGTTGCCCCCTTTGTGCCGCTGCTGACTGTGGGTCTGAGCTATCTGGTGTCGCAGTCGATTGTAGCCTTTCTGGTGGACAGTGTTAACTTTCCACTGTCAACCTTTACACAGATTTTCATGGTGGCCGTTATGTTCGGGATCGGAACAGATTACTGCATCCTGCTGATCAGCCGCTTTAAGGAGGAAATGAGCCGGCAGGAGGACATTTCTTCTGCGATTGTGGAAACCTACAGGACGGCAGGCCGAACCGTTTTTTTCTCCGGGCTTGCGGTCTTGATCGGATTTGTATCCATCGGAATGTCGCAGTTTATTCTGTACCGCTCGGCAGTAGCGGTAGCTGTTGGTATCGCGGTCATGCTTGCAGCCTTGTTCACGATCGTGCCGTTCTTCATGGCCGTGCTGGGGAGCAAGCTGTTCTGGCCGTCCAAAGGCTCGCTGGAGCATAAGGAGAGCCGGCTATGGGGGATGGCAGGCGCATTTTCGCTAAAGCGCCCGCTGGCGGCGCTGATCGTGGTTGCTGTCATCTGCGTTCCGTTTCTGGTAACGTACAGCGGCCAGCTGTCCTTCAATAATATGGAGGAAATTAGCGAGGATTATGAGTCTGTGAAAGGATTTAACCTGATTGAGTCGGCCTTTGGCGCTGGACAGTCCATGCCGGCTACCGTCGTGATCAAGAACGACGACCGTCTGGATACGGGAGAGTATCTTGCTTTGACTGAAGCCATAACCCGCAGCATCCTGAAGGTCGAGGGGGTAGAAGAGGTTCGCAGCGCCTCCCGTCCGGCGGGTGACGAAATTGAGGATTTCCGGATTACAGCCCAGGCGGCTGCGCTGGGAGAAGGGATCGGCCAATCGACAGACGGGCTGTCCCAGATTGGCTCCGGCCTGTCGGAGGCGAGCCGCCAGCTGAGTCAAAATGAGCCTCAGCTTGCTGAAGCCGCTGTCAGCAGCAGCAAGCTGACGGAAGGCACAGCGGAGCTGAAACAGGGCATCGGTGAGCTGAGCGCAGCATTGACGCAAATTCAAGGCGGCATGACAAGCGGCGCTGCCGGCGCCGGGGAGCTGGGTACAGGATTGCAGCAGGCAAAGGCTAGCGCACAGCAGCTGGCCAATGCGCACCAGGAGCTGCTTGCGGGTTACCAGGCGGCCGGGGATGGGATTTCCGTTCTAGGCAAATCTATGGGAGAGGTGCTCGGCAGCCTGCAGGGCGTTGAGCAAATGCTGGCAGGGCTGCAGCCCTCCTTTACTGCACTGGAGGCCGCGGAGCCGCAGCTGCAGCAGAATTCGGATTATATGAATATCCGGGAAACGGTAACCCAGACCTCAGCAGGTCTGTCTCAGCTGTCTTCAGGCGTTCGTGACATGGAAAAGAACACCCTGCAGGCGGCGGAGGGCTTAAAGCAGGCGAATCAAGGCTATGCCGCGGCTGTATCCGGACAAGAGGCGCTGACTTCAGGGCTCAGCCAGATTCTTCAAGGCATTCAAGCGTTGGAAGACGGTCTGGAGCAGGCGGCAGAGGGACAGGGTGCAGTGATTCAGCAGCTGCCGGATATTCAGTCAGGTCTGACCCAGATTGAGGAAGGCCAGCAGCAAATTGAGAATGGTTTTAAGGAGCTGTCTGGGCAGCTGGGCGAGCTCACCGGAGGATTAGATGAGAGTGTCAAAGGGATTTCTCAGATTCAGGATGGATTGACAACAGCCCAGACCTATCTGGCGCAAATCGAGAATGCAGGTGATCCGGAAACCAGCGGGTTCCTCGTTCCAGAGGAGGCCTTGTCTGATCCCGAGATGACGCGGGTCTATGATACTTACATGTCTCCCGACCGTAAGCTCATGACGCTGGACGTTGTTTTTGCAGGCAATCCTTATGCAGCTGAGACATTAACCCGTATCGGCGACATTGAGAATGCAGTGGCGACGGCGGTCAAAGGGACCAAGCTGGAGCAGGCGGAAACCGCGGTGAGCGGCGTGACGAGCACCTATGCGGATTTGAAGCAAATTTCTGATGAGGATTACAATCGTACAGTTACTCTGATGCTGGGCGGGATTTTCCTCGTGCTGGTGCTGCTCTTGAGATCGGTGGTCATGCCTATTTACTTGATGGTGGCCCTGGTCGTCACCTATTACGTCTCCATGGGCGTAACCGAGTTTGTGTTCGTGGACCTGCTAGGTTATACCGGCATCAGCTGGGCAACGCCATTCTTTGGATTTGTGATGCTTACTGCGCTAGGGGTGGACTACAGCATCTTCCTCATGGATCGCTTCAACGAGAACAAGGAGCTGGACGTTCAGAGCGGCATCTTGTACGCGATGAAAAATATGGGCACGGTCATTTTGTCTGCGGTTCTCATTCTTGGCGGCACCTTTGCTGCGATGTACCCGTCCGGCGTGCTGTCTATGATGCAGATTGCCACCGTGGTACTAACCGGCCTGGTGCTATACGCTCTAGTATTTCTTCCATTTTTCGTTCCCGTGATGGTGAAGCTGTTCGGCCGGGGCAATTGGTGGCCTTTTAAAGCCGGAAGCGATAAGGAACGTGACTCCAGCCAGATGGCTGCCTGA
- a CDS encoding sporulation protein YjcZ, with the protein MSGTAGAYGAYGAGNSVGAILVLFILLVIITSAFI; encoded by the coding sequence GTGAGCGGAACAGCTGGAGCATATGGAGCATATGGAGCAGGTAACTCTGTCGGCGCAATTCTGGTGCTTTTCATTTTGCTGGTAATCATCACTAGCGCGTTCATCTAA
- a CDS encoding MarR family winged helix-turn-helix transcriptional regulator, whose amino-acid sequence MTVKRFEYKTSLRSKGGAVINDTKNCIERYIEADLAVSRRIIADTRDKMGIDLTREQFQTLRMIRSHEQCTSKLLSELLCVGKSSISSNVNRMEERGWIERHRDDEDRRVVYLSLTAEGENVLQSSEQLLQSVVASYMTHFEPQEVEQFITLFEKLAKLMQE is encoded by the coding sequence TTGACAGTAAAACGGTTTGAATATAAAACTAGTTTACGAAGTAAAGGAGGAGCCGTCATTAACGACACCAAGAATTGCATCGAACGGTATATTGAAGCGGATCTCGCAGTCAGTCGCAGGATTATTGCCGATACCAGAGACAAGATGGGCATTGATCTGACCCGGGAGCAGTTTCAGACGCTGCGGATGATCCGCAGTCACGAGCAATGCACCTCCAAGCTCTTGTCAGAGCTTCTGTGCGTCGGGAAGAGCTCAATTAGCTCCAATGTGAACCGCATGGAAGAGCGCGGCTGGATTGAGCGGCATCGTGACGATGAGGACCGACGAGTCGTTTATTTGTCGTTGACAGCAGAGGGGGAGAACGTTCTGCAAAGCTCGGAGCAGCTGCTGCAGTCTGTTGTCGCATCGTATATGACTCATTTTGAGCCGCAGGAAGTCGAGCAGTTTATTACGCTGTTTGAGAAGCTCGCGAAGCTAATGCAAGAGTAA
- a CDS encoding diaminopimelate dehydrogenase, producing MTQAIKIGIVGYGNLGRGVEKAIKQNPDMELTAVFSRRDPNGVASEAKAVHISEVDQYKDEIDVLILCGGSATDLPEQGPELAGRFHTVDSFDTHAKIPEYFDSVDAAAREGGKVSVISTGWDPGLFSLSRLIAESILPEGNEYTFWGKGVSQGHSDAIRRVEGVKNGVQYTIPKEEALNRVRSGENPELSTREKHLRECYIVAQEGADQAAIEKEIKEMPNYFADYDTVVNFISEEELKANHSAMPHGGTVLRSGLTGENSKQIIEFGLTLDSNPEFTASVLVAYARAAYRLAQAGDQGAKTVFDIPYGLLSPKSAAQLRKELL from the coding sequence ATGACACAAGCCATTAAAATTGGTATCGTCGGCTACGGTAACCTGGGCCGCGGTGTAGAGAAAGCGATCAAGCAGAATCCGGACATGGAGCTAACCGCCGTGTTCTCCAGAAGAGATCCGAACGGAGTAGCTTCCGAAGCGAAGGCAGTACATATTTCCGAGGTGGATCAGTATAAAGATGAGATTGATGTCTTGATCCTTTGCGGCGGCTCAGCGACAGATCTGCCGGAGCAGGGACCTGAGCTGGCCGGAAGATTTCATACCGTAGACAGCTTTGACACGCACGCTAAGATTCCTGAATATTTCGACAGTGTGGATGCGGCTGCGCGCGAGGGCGGCAAGGTCAGCGTCATTTCCACGGGCTGGGATCCAGGGCTGTTCTCCTTAAGCCGTCTGATCGCTGAATCGATTCTGCCAGAAGGCAATGAATACACGTTCTGGGGCAAGGGCGTCAGCCAGGGCCACTCCGATGCCATTCGCCGTGTAGAGGGCGTCAAGAATGGTGTTCAGTACACCATTCCGAAGGAAGAGGCGCTGAACCGTGTCCGCAGTGGGGAAAATCCAGAGCTCAGTACCCGGGAGAAGCATCTGCGTGAATGCTACATTGTTGCGCAGGAGGGTGCAGATCAAGCGGCCATCGAGAAGGAAATCAAGGAAATGCCGAACTATTTTGCCGACTACGATACGGTTGTGAATTTTATTTCCGAGGAAGAGCTGAAGGCGAACCACTCCGCTATGCCTCATGGCGGCACCGTGCTTCGCAGCGGCCTGACCGGAGAGAACAGCAAGCAGATCATTGAATTTGGTCTGACGCTGGACAGCAATCCTGAATTTACAGCGAGCGTGCTGGTCGCTTATGCACGTGCTGCATATCGTCTGGCTCAAGCCGGTGACCAGGGTGCAAAGACAGTGTTTGATATTCCATACGGCCTGCTGTCGCCTAAATCTGCCGCGCAGCTTCGGAAAGAGCTGCTGTAA
- a CDS encoding TraX family protein, with product MVSNPLLTCLAAGWFPLHNVEIRNNAWKLRGTEGMMMQWLAMLTMLVDHVGLVFYPGEEIWRMIGRIAFPLYVYALVLGYGRTSSKRRYFIRLGVIALVSQIPYQLSLNPEGLNVVVTLLAGGLVLYVMEKVDPAASILIAVIAAVLMEALNFDYGSYGLLLILIFRYAEGQMLAAWHLLLNVVFWYLYGWEIQMWSVLPTFLIVYGPAVWKEIEKVRVPSWVWRSFYPVHMIILAIVQRL from the coding sequence TTGGTCAGCAACCCGCTCTTGACCTGTCTTGCGGCAGGATGGTTTCCCCTTCATAATGTAGAGATCAGGAATAATGCCTGGAAGCTGCGCGGGACGGAGGGAATGATGATGCAATGGCTAGCCATGCTGACGATGCTGGTGGACCATGTCGGGCTTGTTTTTTATCCCGGTGAGGAAATATGGAGGATGATCGGCAGAATTGCGTTTCCGCTGTACGTGTACGCCCTGGTGCTGGGCTATGGCCGGACCTCATCAAAACGGCGTTATTTTATAAGATTAGGCGTGATTGCGTTGGTGTCCCAAATTCCTTATCAGCTCTCTCTCAATCCCGAAGGGCTGAATGTGGTTGTGACACTGCTTGCAGGAGGGCTTGTGCTGTATGTGATGGAGAAGGTGGATCCGGCGGCATCCATCCTCATTGCCGTGATCGCTGCGGTGCTGATGGAGGCGCTGAATTTCGATTATGGGTCCTATGGTCTGCTGCTGATCTTGATCTTCCGCTATGCTGAGGGTCAGATGCTTGCAGCGTGGCATCTACTGCTGAACGTGGTGTTCTGGTATTTGTACGGCTGGGAAATTCAGATGTGGAGTGTTCTGCCGACGTTCCTCATTGTCTATGGTCCTGCCGTCTGGAAAGAAATCGAGAAGGTTCGGGTTCCTTCCTGGGTATGGCGGTCCTTTTATCCCGTACATATGATCATTCTTGCCATTGTGCAGAGGTTATAA
- a CDS encoding MarR family winged helix-turn-helix transcriptional regulator has product MADLSEHEELSLHLLVVLARAYNSVFAHSTRSIQAHGLNSTEFGVLDVLYHKGPQPLQKIGEKVLISSGNITYVVDKLQKKKLLIRRASLEDRRVIYAELTEEGQALFEDIFPGHKQKIEHAVSGLTEEEKLQAVVLLRKLGTTAEESFRR; this is encoded by the coding sequence ATGGCGGATTTATCGGAACATGAAGAGCTGTCTCTGCACCTGCTGGTGGTGCTCGCAAGGGCGTACAATTCAGTCTTCGCCCATTCGACTCGAAGCATTCAAGCCCACGGCCTTAATTCAACAGAATTTGGCGTTCTGGATGTGCTATACCATAAGGGCCCCCAGCCGCTGCAAAAAATCGGAGAAAAGGTGCTGATCTCCAGCGGCAATATTACATACGTCGTGGACAAGCTTCAGAAGAAGAAGCTTCTGATTCGCCGCGCATCCCTGGAAGATAGGCGTGTCATTTATGCTGAGCTTACGGAGGAAGGGCAGGCTCTGTTCGAGGATATTTTTCCGGGACATAAGCAAAAAATCGAGCACGCCGTCTCTGGTCTGACGGAAGAAGAGAAGCTGCAGGCTGTGGTGCTGCTGCGCAAGCTGGGTACGACCGCCGAGGAGAGCTTCCGCCGGTAA